The Cyclopterus lumpus isolate fCycLum1 chromosome 1, fCycLum1.pri, whole genome shotgun sequence sequence TGAGACATTAAATAATTCCCACAGTAAAACAAATACTGTCATGTTGCCTTTTTACAAGTAATACTTAAGAATCTAATAAGCATCCCTCCTTCAAAATGTGGAAACAGGAAGCGTGTCTTTATTACTGATTGAGgacaaaatgtttcatttgatgAAGCTGTTAAGCCGAGAGCCctcttcattgtttatttattaccattcagagttttacattttgtattattattatcttttgtatatattttctacATTTATGCCAAGTTACTGTTCATTAGCTCaagtatgtttattatgttcttgttttttctttccatgGTGTTTTTATACTATTATGCACTGTTTCATTCTCACTACTCACAAGACACCTCCATTGCACAGTATGAGCTCttaatgaactgaattgaactgtaagtaaagaaagagaaagttaTCCAGAATGTAACCACAGTTATTTAGGTTgttcaaatatattttctttcacggtgctttttaaaagtgtatCAATTTCAGTTAAATATACTTGGTTCTAGTTTATTTTTTAGGCACACatatcttttgttctttttcttttatctctgAAGTTGAATTCTTTACATAATTTTTCCTCTTTGAGAGGGTGCgggcctgtgtttgtgtgtgtgtgtgtgtgagcatgcacGCATCCATTAGAAGTCTGATATATTGTATGCAACCAAATGTCAACCACATATCTGCTGTCCTATAAAAGAGTGAATCTGTAATACCAGAGTGAAAGGGTCTTACCTAATAGATCAGCTTACCTGTGTAATAGAGGAGGCATGGCAATGCAACCAAGAGCTCAAACCCCAGGACGCTGAGCAGCATGTAGGTTTGCACAGTCGGTGATAATCGCACAGCCAGAATAACCAGCAGCAGAACATTTCCTGCAcagaaaacatacacaaacacagacacacattcttCCTTCAGCGTTACTGCCACCTTGTGGAGAAAACCGACCTCTGCATGTTCAGTAAAATGGGTTCATACTAGTTCATACAGCATGTGTGCAGCTGTACCTGCAGAGTGCACGGTGAGCGGCAGATGCTTCAGTCCCTGCGTCTGTCTGTAGAATCGCAGGTATCCTCTGCTCCTGGCCTGGCCGTGGTGGTGCTGAACACACCCGGTGAACAACAGCACCAGcacccacaaacacaccttCCCAAACACAATGACACTGTCGCCTCGCACGTTACCCAAAATACTCGCACACACCTCCTTTTGCCCCAactccaacacacacagcactgccACACACATCGACAACACCACGTACACGACCTGAAACGAAGGAGAGAGCACTGCGAGTGAGACGGATACGTGGAGCAGGAGATGACAGCACAGACCATCAATGTTTATTACACGTTCAGGTAATAATACAGGTCACCGCCCGTATCCAGGTTAAATACATGTGTTACATTTGTCAGAGTTCTCTTAAAAATTGCCTTTGTgatatttaaattgtaatataCAAGTATAGGGCTGGAACTCATTTTCATTATCAAATGTTTCCTTGAAAAAATACTCagatgattgattgattgattatcaaAGCAGTTgacaatacattttctgttgatcaTTTCAGCACTAAATTATAGTGGCAAAAACATcataacaggtgtgtgtgtgtgtgtatacatgtcatACATGCAGCAGAGACAGCAAGATGGCATGGCAGGGTGTTGGGATGGTCTGAAACTCTCTCCTGATGGCAGAGTGGAGGGCGTCAGCAGAGATCAGAGGCCCGTCCACCAAAGAGTCCTCCTCCGTGCTGCGTGACATATCTACTGAGTTGCCCGCCGGCTAAAGCAAACACCATATCATAACGTTACATTCGGACTGTCTTTAAATTCATAGGAGTTGACATCTATATCTATAACTTTGTaatgtttctattttctattgTATCCTGTTCCTACCTACTTGTCTGTTTCTAGTGATGTTTTAATACTATATTTCCCACTAGAGGAACCATCAAGTTGTCTCTTatccagtggtggaaagtaactaagtgCACAAGTACTGTACCTATactgaggtacttgtactttacttgagtatttccattttctgcaaCTTTATCCTTGAGCACTACAATTCAGAGGGATGACAATGATTTCTTTGCAGATTTagattaataatacaacatataatcAACAAATTAACGATgatggaatataatataataggtAGGATAAAAATAGAACAGTGTAAAATTAGCTCAAATTTTAGAAACTGTAATAGTAAAGTGATGTATACATTAACGTATCAATACTCTAAATGACTTGACCCTGAAATGCAGAACAATTACTTTTATATTTggtacttatttttatttttccttcaatGCAGTATTGCTAGTTTTACATCTTCCACCACATCTCTTATCTTATATTGTGTCTCCAGTATTAAAATAGGGCTTATCcgcatatttttttatttagtgtctTCCAGTAATGACTAATGGCTCATTCTCCTtcaagagacaacaacaacaacaacaataaataaacaactaaCAGGCTAAAATCGACAAGGACCTCCATTTTCCAATGACTGGATCAAGGAGATCAATAACATCTGATTAGTTTGTATTAAATAGTGTGTATGACTCTTGTGTTTGTGCCTGAAAGTGAACGTGAGACGTTGATTGGACATTATTCAATCTGCACCACAACAAACGTGACATTCacgaaacaggaaacacgacataACTTCTCGGTTATCTGATCATTTATAAAAGATATAATCATCCGTTGCTACCCAACAGAAACACAGTATGTCCAGGTTAGCTGTTTTTAGCTCACTGGCTAGCTCTAGCTAACCCAGGCTACCTGCCACACACATTATTAGTAAGGAAAACCGTGAACGTTGAGCAACAGGTACGTACTGCGTACAGAGAGGCTCCCTTTGAGTCCATTTTGTTTTGAAGCTCCGCGGTTTATTAAGAAGAAAtgaccaaacaacaacaaacacccaTTAGCTTACATGCTCTAAAAGGGGCGGGTAGGAAACGTAGGAAAATATTGGTGCATTTCCGGTCCCCCTATTTTATGTTTCCGATCATCGCTGTGTGACTTTATTTCCTAGCCCAATTAATTCAGTAATTTAATTGTAAAAACTTGCAGAAAAATAGAAACCGTCTCCTGCAATCCTATGCAACAGCACTACAATAAgtactgtatttttttaatttattgtaaagGTTATTGGAAGCCAGATGATTTGCAGAAGACAATTCTAAATACTTTACCGTTTTGATAATTGTGCATCACAACACAAATTTAGTGATTTTAGGACAGGAGCCAACAGGCTATGAAAACTGAATAGATATAAAAACACCAGTTCCCATAAGATTGATCAGCAAAGCATCTATATTATCCGAGGGATTACAAGCAAAGTAAGCTTGTAATAACTTTTATTAATTAGGAATTTGAGAgttacacacagatgcacacacacacacacacacacacacacacacacacacacacacacacacacacacacacacacacacacacacacacacacacacactaccaagCCTGGTAATGTacactttacttgagtatttccattttctgcaaCTGTATACTTGAGCATGTCATAATTCAGACTAAAAGGACCACAGTTTAATcagacaaatgcaaaaaaaagacagctggTGAAACAATGctgactgtgtgagtgtgtgtgtgtgagtgtgtgtgtgtgtgtgtgtgtgtgtgtgtgtgtgtgtgtgtgtgtgtgtgtgagtgtgtgtgtgtgtgtgtgtgtgtgtaaatggacAGATTTATAATATCTCTGCTTCATACATCGATACATCTGACTGACAATATGTGTgtattctttttaattaatctgTTTCAGGTGTATACCAGCAGTTTAGCCTTTTTCACTCAGCTGTGACCCTCGCACAGTGAAACAGACTTGGGGGCAAATAGAAAATATATCACTATATATTCTCTCATCGTATATTTTTATCATATATTCTCTGACGCGTGTCAGCTTCCTGAGCCGTGTGTTGCATTGTGACGTGTCTTACAGTTACGGACTGGATGCAGTGCTACTTTGCTCCGGTTACTTTTTTCATGCTCTGTTGATTATAATAGTAACAGGGAATACAGATCACAAAGCTTGGTCTTGTTTGGGGCTTGGTATTAATTGGCTGTAATCaatcaataaaagcaaatatttaaaattcAACTAGCAAACATTTGTTATATAGTAGTTACAAATAACTCCCCCTCAACCAGCCACACCATTAAAATACTGTTGACACAATAATGAATAGTAAGGGCGGAGACTATTCTGATGTAAAACAAGTACTTCAAGTTTTTACACTTTGTTGAAATTACTTCTGTACTTTTGATGCAGGACTTTAGCacgtaacagagtatttcttaCTGATCTAAATacttttttacacatttaaatgttgatctATGCACATTTTTCTGGACAGTATATTTTACATGTTTACGagcattttaataaaaagaaaagacagcaaGAAtcccatttaaaatattttattgataaaCATACACTTGCTATAAAAGACAATGAACTGAGCTTTTCCTCTGAGCGACGAAGACGCTGAGATCAGATAGAAGCAACGACGCACAAAGGACGGAGACATTCAGCTCAGACTCTGGGGAGGCAACACTTGTGATAGAGGCAGACGAGGAGAGATTATAGGACATTGTGAAACTGTCATTATACGAGGGAATAATTAACTTGGGAAGCAGCAAATCACTTTGTGTCATTGGTTCAGCTCATGGGAGGGGGTGGAAGAGAACAGGTGATAAGGAGATTCAATGTTTTTTGCTGGTATGGAACTGTGCTTCAAGTTAAATCACACATCACTTACATACCTATACATGCATgatttcattcacacacacacgcacacacacacacacacacacacacacacacagacacacaccgagGTCCGTGTGAGTGTGAAATTACTcgtccacacacacaagccctGGCATTCGTTACATAAGGCACTGATTCTGATGCAGTCAGTCGATGAGAATAAACAATGGCTAAAACATAAAGGGAAAATATTCAAAAATCCAAAGAACAACAAGTATATAATTAATAACATGCATTCTCATTCCTGTAAAACTAAttgtaaagaaagaaagcttGTGTGAGTTAGCCAGATGACCATAACAATTCAAAAATATCATGATGAGGATGTACAACATACAAGAGGAAAGTTAAAGTTCAGCTGTTAAGATAATATGTACGTCAAACTCACACTACTGCATCTGAGCAATACTCACAATAACTTATATATGTTCGTCTTTCATGCAAAACTGTAAACACCAAACCCCAAAATAATGAGAAGGTATGACGATGAGGAAGGCATTATAATGGTCAAGCTACGTCAGGCTATCCAACCCAAACCGGTCACGTGATCAGTGCAGAAGCATTGGTTAATGGATCAAGACTTTGAGGCTGTTCAGCTTTTAGCGCAACACGTTGTGACAGAACTGAGCTTTATTTGAGCGTCTTAACTGTGCTATGTGTGGGTGTGCAAAGATCTAAACACACTGATTTCTTAATTACATCCATGCTACacatataaaaatgttaaagtGTATACACGTGTACAGTTATTAAGCACACGCATACTatactgtgtgtgcatgtgatgaTGGTCACTCAGTCCGCATATTAGTCCAGCTTTTTCGCTCTCAGTAGAATCCATAAAGCTGTTTGTGCATTTCAGGAAAAGAAACAATTCTTCTCCATCCAATCACTGACGAGGAcaatggaggagagggaggaagggggggggggggggggggggggggtgttcagtTCAAATGCAGGTCATCATAGTGTGGTGGGCTGACCTCGGCCTGCATACAAACACATGGAAAGGTGTTAAAGTCTGCTCTGATAACTTATAATAGGGTTGTTCAGTAACTGTTTGTTGGTCAGTCTCCATTTGTTTGATTGTATTCTTGTTGGAGCCACTTCCTTTGACCCTTGATATAAGGACCTTGTTGAGATGATGTTGTCAGTTCGGCCTCTAACACAATTTTATGAAGgtgttatgtatttatttttagatgagAGAAGGCCGTTAGGGTTAGGCATGTTACTATGAGGGCTAACGTCGGTGGTACAAGGAGTACTTCAGAAAAAGTGGCAATACTATTCCGTGAAAATACTCAGTTATGAGTAAAAGTTCTACATTCAGAGTTTTACAAGAGAACATAATTAATTCAGCAACATGTACTTAACTATGAATGATAAATATATGATGAAGATCTCTATAGGCTATGATGTATGCACAAGCAAACATTCTCTCATGCAGGTttagtgtgtgtacagatgtCTTTGTTTAAAGCATATCGGACACCTCTACAAAGAAATATTATGTAAAAAATTATTTGCCGGGTTAATGACTccgaaaatgaaataatcatggtttaatcaaacataaagtttagttctacgcgctaccagtcccagctgtggagatattggtacagctgtctatttataagGCATTCGTAGGTCTATGTATTTcacttgtgattttgtatgtattttattctatttaatgttttgtaccgtctggaccttgagtctgaaataaaagttttgaTGATATGAAACTCCATTACAGTTTTTGAAATGATGGAAAGATGGAAAATGCAGGTTCCTGTTGCTACCTTGAAACGCATGATTCCGTTACTACTTCCACTATGTAATCATCCCTCTCTATGACGACCAGCTTTTTGCCTGCCTCGCCCTTGGCTGTGGGGTAAGAAGCTGGTTAAGTATAACACGCCACCCTTTAAAAAATAAGTATAATAATGTAGTTAATGGGGGGGCTCtcgtgtctatatgtgtgtgtgtcgctctctgtttgtgtatgttgtcTCACCCCGAGATGCAATATAGCACTCATGACAGCTCAGCAGACCATTACGAATGCGTACATCAGTCCCAGCAGTGGCGTCACCCAGCTGCCCTTTGCACGCTCCACACTGAGGAAGAGACATATAGTTGATTATCAACACGGAAAGGATCGTTTTAGACAGGCTATCAAATGGTTAAATATGTCTCACAAATACTAAGGATGAGAATTATATGATGGAAATTCTGACGGCATCTTGTGTATGTTTTCAAGTTTCCCCGGAGGTAACTGTTGAACACATGCTTCAGTAAACTTTGTACGTCTTCAAAACCTTTTATAGAAGTCAAGTGCTGCTTCTGTTTATAAAGTATAACGTTTTTctaaattgtgttttgtgtgtgtcctaGAATAATACAGTACCTTGAAACACTGGATGTGGAAAAACAGTCCCAGTGTATCAATGATCATGGCGGCTCCTTTTTCCAGTGGTTGAGAACAACCAGAACACAGTCTCTTCCCACTAAcgcatctacacacacacacacacacacacacacagagggaaatgGACCTTAAAGCACCTTTACTTCTTAAACAACAATGCCTAACATCTTTCAAACATGTTTGCagttgtgtacatgtgtgtgtttgtatcatTACCTGCTGGGTGAGGGAGGCTGAGGTGACGAAGCAGACGgctgctgtttgtctgttaCAACGTCATGTGATTCAGAcctgtggtaaaaaaaaaaaaatttatatatatatatatatatacacacacagtatatttaCATCGACAACATCTGCAACATGTTTGTAACGTGCCAGTAGATTCATACACGAGTAAAGACTGTTACGTtgaaattattttatatttttcaaggttaatataaaaagaaatgttgtggaAAAGACGTTATGTTCCTTTTAATACTTAACGGATCATAAATAAGGAATATTTGTTAAAAACGATGTAACTTTTGAGAGAAAACCCACATTATTCCTCAAAGAAATGGAAAGTTGAATTCACAATCAATAAAAACGCACCCTTGCTGAATCAAATACACTCGGCTACAGCCTTTCTTGGTATTAGTCAACATTAGGTAAATATAAGTGTTATAATGCACATTACTGTGTCAGTTCACTGGCTTACAGTAATGACTCATGCTCACGCAACATTAGCTTAGCATTGTAGCACATGGTTAAATAGAATTTTGCATTATCTCATGATTCTAACTCGTATCCACAGAGGACGCTATTTAAAGTTACATAAGCTTTTCACTGTAACTCACTGTTACGTCACACATTACTTTAAATGCTACAGAATTAGCTGGGATTCAGCTCCATAGAAAATGCCACTTCACACCCACGTAATCAGCCCTCGAAAGCAGAACATTACGCGCTCACTTTAAATGTGATATAAGAACGGTCACGACCACTCAACTTCACATGCATTCAGGACAAACATGCAGCAATATGGGAGAATCCCAAATTACAGATTGCATACCTTTTAGTAATATGTGCCTGGTTCAGCTGAGGGTTGCGGTCCAGAGAGGCCGTCTTCCACAGCTCTTGTTTCTTTAAAGGTTCACCATCACATGCAGAATCTGAAAATGCACATATATAAAACTTTTATAACAGAAACTGTGAGGATTAGATGTTTGAACTGAGATTGAATGAGCCGTGCAAACACAAATGTGGACACCTGCTGTAGAGCAGCGTTTATCTTTGCTTGATCTCACCCTGGAGAAAATGCAGCTTGGACGAATGCTGATCCTCGTTCCCTGTGGAGGTGCTTTGGCCGTTTTGCTGCAGAGCAACGTTTCCCCGCTCTGTCTGGTTGTTTTCTGGCGCCGACGAAGTCGTCCCCGTCTGGCCCAACTGCTGGTTTAAGAAACCCGTTGAATTTAAGGGTGTTACCGTCTCCTCTAGGATCCTTCTCTCCTGGAAGTTgtagaaacaacaaaaaagacacaactcCGTAAGACATACACACGTAGTGAGTGATGCTTTTGACTCCATGTGTTCGTCTGCGTGTGATTGTACCTCTtcattgtgttttctctcctcctccttcacttctAGTTGTGCTTTCTCCCactccttcttcagcttctccTGTTCTCTCTGGTATTGCTCCTGCAGAGAAACATTGTGCATGTCAAATACTGAATGCACAAAAAATTACatatgacacacacatatatatatatatatatttatatatatatatatatatatacacacatcaaaTACACCCCTGTGCCTTCCGCTTTCTGCTAAAACATTCATGGTGCCATGCACATTAACGCCATTCCACCATTGTACCTGTAGGAGGCGCTCCTGCTCCTGTTGCCAACTTTCCAGGCGTTTACGTTCCTCATTGGGGTCCCAGACCCAGTGATTAACACGTTTAGCCAAGTTCAACATGGGGGTCTCAATCTACCCAGACCCGACAGACaaccacgcacacgcacatgtaTACAGACcagaaggacagaaagagaggaaaggtgagaggaCAAGTCTGACTACAGCGACTACAGGAGACGAAGGGTTGGGACAGGGTCCAATTTAAGAATgagggagaaacagaaaaaaaacaagcaagcTGGGGCTGCTGAGAGATACTCACAGTCACACTGCTCTCCTCAAGTCCATCTGTGGCAgagacaacaacatatatacatatatgtcaGAATAAGACCTTAATGGATAAGTATGTTTCCATATACAAGGAATCTGACTCCGGGTTTTAGTTATTCCTAGTGTACTTAAACACAGAgcaatttaaagaaatatagtAATATACATACATCCAaactgaatacaaatatatatttactgtgaaGATAAATGATACAGATATTATTCTATATCGAATACTATAATTTGCAGTTTTACCTGTGACCGTGGGAGAATATTCTTGCATTCTGTTTGGCGATGAAGCTGGCGgagcctttttttcctccaccgGACTCTCGGATAACCCAGAAGTGACGTTGACCTGAAAGTCAAATTATTCAACCAAATGAATCAAATATTAACTGGATTAAGTGGATCTATAATTAATTTGTCTCTATTTATAactatttataaaaaatgaatggACCTTTTACCAGTTTTTACCAGTTTAACGTCCAAAATACaccagagcttttttttcttcaggcaGTCGCTGGCTTCAGTTCAtgtaaatacaatattaaaatcAACCTGAAGAGACTCTAAACTTTACATGAGACATCAGTCACTGTGAACAGCGTGAGAGGTCAGGCTCATGTTTCTCCACCACTTCTACTCTCTTTAGGACAACATAAAAGTTCCCAGATAAAACCTGCAAAAGAAtattctttatgtttttaaatttgGAGTTTTACACTAAGGAAGGTAAAAAAACTGTGAAATGGCCATTTATGTGTGTAACATTGAATTTGTAAATGTCTTTCTAATGTTTTACGTCTGAATTGTATCCATAGTTTTCACATCCAGTCGGAATGAACTGAAGCCTTAATAACAACGTATTATTTTAACAGCACCCATGTCTGCTTTCGGTTTGTCCCCTGGGTTTCATTTTCCACTAACGCAGCTCATGAATGGTACGAATCATGTCTCAGGTGTCACGGCTTTCCATGAACACTTGAATGCACCAGGAAGTGGAACGCCCATGGCAACAATTCatactttcttttctccaaTGCAGCGATAACACAACTTTCATTGAGAGTAAATGTGATGAATCACCTCTCACAAGCTAATGTCTCATTCCTACAAGTTTATCTTCATATTATTGAAAATAACCTGAAAAGCATGGCTTTCTGAATGgttagaaaaatacatttaactgaaaaacataatctaaaaaaaatcttGTATCCTTTTGAAATTGGTCATCAATTGGTAATGTGAAGCGTGCATTATGTATATCAAATGGACAAACCCAGAAGAAACCCAAGCTTTCTATGTCTGTTAGCATGTCACTGGTGATGTTACCTGTCCATTGCTTTGGATGTCCGGCTGATGTGGCTCCACATGTGTGAGCTCTGTCACAATAGTTGTCGTGATGGTACAGTTTCGGCCTCCAATCAGGGAGCTGATGGCAGAGCCTAAAGACGAGGTCGACCTTTCTGTCTGTGGAGGCGGCGTCTGTTCCACCTTCTCCTGGTAGGCCGAAATCTGGTCAGGGGGAACGTCTTTCTCTGTTTGCTCTAATGGAACATCCTTCTGTGTCTTCTGTGAGGGAACTTCCTTCTGTGTCTTCTGTGAGGGAACGTCCGTCACTGTCTTCTCTGAGGGAACGTCCTTCACTGTCTTCTGTGAGGGAACGTCCTTCACTGTCTTCCCTGAGGGAAcgtccttcactgtcttttgtgAGGGAACGTCCTTCGCTGCCTTCTCTGAGGGAACGTCCTTCACTGTCTTCTCTGAGGGAACGTCCTTCACTGTCTTATCTGAGGGAACATCCTTCTCTGAGGGAACGTCCTTCACTGTCTTCCCTGAGGGAACGTCCTTCACTGTCTTCTGTGAGGGAACGTCCTTCGCTGCCTTCTCTGAGGGAACGTCCTTCACTGTCTTCTCTGAGGGAACGTCCTTCCTGTGTC is a genomic window containing:
- the tmem192 gene encoding transmembrane protein 192, with the protein product MDSKGASLYAPAGNSVDMSRSTEEDSLVDGPLISADALHSAIRREFQTIPTPCHAILLSLLHVVYVVLSMCVAVLCVLELGQKEVCASILGNVRGDSVIVFGKVCLWVLVLLFTGCVQHHHGQARSRGYLRFYRQTQGLKHLPLTVHSAGNVLLLVILAVRLSPTVQTYMLLSVLGFELLVALPCLLYYTVQVMRFNRERAAPDVSQEEHSLNHSVVSLPRETGFREGSSLQEVVEKQADLIEYLKQHNTLLSKRLLNLTAQH